In Miscanthus floridulus cultivar M001 chromosome 5, ASM1932011v1, whole genome shotgun sequence, one genomic interval encodes:
- the LOC136451678 gene encoding uncharacterized protein: MCLPIDCWLCTPRTDDDHYHAPPTKHGAPPPSRGQPAQRNGGHHYNGNGGHYYNGNSYPAHGAAAGAEADRKVSNDVRRGPAYTVAAGAGAAATGTQEKADGTLKPPAGRNGTVAAADGARGVAHNYYEREQPAHREDAAAADLYHHPPATATADHESPSICSRHSAEAPGGESRSGARRVDRSLHVAALPCPLKG; encoded by the exons ATGTGCCTCCCGATCGACTGCTGGCTCTGCACGCCCCGCACCGACGACGACCACTATCACGCCCCGCCGACGAAGCACGGCGCGCCTCCGCCGAGCAGGGGCCAGCCCGCGCAGCGCAACGGCGGCCACCACTACAACGGCAACGGCGGCCACTATTATAACGGCAACAGCTACCCCGCGCACGGGGCGGCTGCCGGCGCCGAGGCGGACCGCAAGGTGTCCAACGACGTGAGGAGAGGCCCCGCGTATACCGTTGCCGCCGGGGCCGGCGCCGCTGCCACCGGCACGCAGGAGAAGGCGGACGGGACGTTGAAGCCGCCCGCCGGTAGGAACGGCACGGTTGCCGCCGCCGATGGAGCACGCGGCGTCGCCCACAACTACTACGAGCGTGAACAGCCTGCCCACAgagaggacgccgccgccgcggatTTGTACCACCACCCGCCTGCCACAGCTACTGCCGATCACGAAAG TCCTTCCATCTGCTCAAGACACTCAGCAGAGGCACCTGGAGGGGAGAGTAGGAGTGGAGCACGCAGAGTGGATCGGAGCCTCCATGTCGCTGCCCTGCCCTGTCCATTGAAGGGGTGA
- the LOC136451679 gene encoding putative lipid phosphate phosphatase 3, chloroplastic — MREAQLGSHTIQTHGVRLARKHTHDWVVLILLAALVVALHYAPPFSRFVGKDMMTDIRYPVKLSTVPAWSVPMISILCPWLVFISIYVARRDVYDLHHAALGVLFAVLITAVFTDVIKTAVGRPRPDFFWRCFPDGKQLYDQVTGDVICHGEKNFLTDGRKSFPSGHTSCKIKAFDRQGHVAKLCIVILPLLLASLVGVSRVDDYRHHWEDVFVGGLIGFITAVPCYLHFFPPPYHDQGWRPYAYFHMPEELQAANSNNAQN; from the exons ATGCGGGAGGCACAGCTGGGCTCCCACACGATTCAGACCCACGGAGTGAGACTGGCCAGAAAGCACACGCACGACTGGGTTGTTCTGATTCTTCTGGCTGCACTGGTGGTTGCCCTGCATTACGCTCCCCCGTTCAGTCGATTCGTCGGGAAGGATATGATGACTGATATTAGGTACCCGGTGAAACTAAGCACAGTACCAGCGTGGTCTGTCCCT ATGATCTCTATACTCTGTCCCTGGCTCGTCTTCATATCCATATATGTTGCCAGGAGAGACGTTTATGATCTGCATCACGCAGCACTAG GTGTCCTTTTCGCTGTGCTGATAACTGCAGTTTTTACTGATGTGATAAAGACTGCAGTAGGGAGACCAAGGCCAGACTTCTTTTGGCGATGCTTTCCTGATGGAAAGCAG tTATACGATCAGGTGACTGGTGATGTGATTTGCCATGGTGAGAAAAACTTCTTAACGGATGGACGCAAGAGCTTTCCTAGTGGCCACACTTCGT GCAAAATTAAGGCCTTCGATCGCCAAGGTCACGTGGCCAAACTTTGCATAGTGATCCTTCCACTTCTTCTTGCTTCACTTGTTGGGGTTTCAAGAGTAGATGATTATCGACACCACTGGGAGGATGTGTTTGTTGGCGGCCTTATTG GATTTATCACGGCAGTGCCGTGTTACTTGCATTTCTTTCCTCCTCCATACCATGATCAAG GCTGGAGACCATATGCATACTTCCACATGCCGGAAGAACTTCAAGCCGCAAATTCAAACAACGCACAAAACTAA